A single Corynebacterium resistens DSM 45100 DNA region contains:
- the holA gene encoding DNA polymerase III subunit delta, protein MNKPQPPAPVNLIVGEDEFLAERRRKEIALHARRASGNADLPVEMHRASELSEPELLELLSPSLFAEDRIIYISEVEDKGKDVVELIEGAIRQPAPGIVLIVWHKGKGRNKKLVQSWPKLGAVVHEAAPLKGRAILSFIDSEFRNHGVRVSGDVTNALHDAVGSDLRELASAVSQLVADTDGQVTADTVHTYYVGRAEVSGFDVADLAVTGYVTNAVAMARRAMQVGTKPIALATALGMGVTGIAKVAGAGRIDARRDSRAFGMSPWQLEKTMRNARNWTPATIAEAVQVVADLDGATKGSALDEEYAVEEAVRRIAELAAKGARR, encoded by the coding sequence ATGAACAAGCCCCAGCCACCCGCCCCCGTGAACCTCATCGTTGGTGAAGATGAGTTTCTTGCGGAGCGCCGTCGCAAGGAAATCGCGCTGCACGCGCGCCGGGCGAGTGGAAATGCGGACTTGCCGGTGGAAATGCATAGGGCCTCCGAGCTCAGCGAACCTGAACTGTTGGAGCTGTTGAGCCCTAGCCTGTTTGCTGAAGATCGCATTATCTACATCAGTGAGGTTGAAGATAAAGGCAAGGACGTCGTTGAACTCATTGAGGGCGCGATCCGCCAACCCGCGCCGGGCATCGTGTTGATCGTGTGGCACAAAGGCAAAGGGCGAAACAAAAAGCTTGTGCAGTCGTGGCCGAAGCTGGGGGCTGTAGTGCACGAGGCTGCGCCGCTGAAAGGTCGCGCTATTTTAAGCTTTATCGATAGCGAGTTTCGCAACCACGGCGTGAGGGTTTCCGGTGACGTGACGAATGCATTGCACGATGCAGTGGGTTCCGACCTGCGCGAACTTGCTAGTGCAGTGAGCCAACTTGTGGCAGATACCGACGGGCAGGTTACCGCTGATACCGTGCATACTTATTACGTCGGCCGCGCGGAGGTTTCTGGGTTTGACGTGGCAGATCTGGCCGTAACCGGCTACGTAACCAATGCGGTCGCAATGGCCCGACGCGCCATGCAGGTAGGAACCAAGCCCATCGCGCTGGCCACGGCTCTTGGAATGGGGGTCACCGGTATCGCCAAGGTAGCTGGAGCGGGTCGAATCGACGCCCGCCGCGATTCCCGCGCCTTCGGTATGAGCCCTTGGCAATTGGAAAAAACAATGCGGAACGCTCGCAACTGGACTCCCGCTACAATCGCTGAAGCCGTGCAGGTCGTGGCAGATCTGGATGGCGCAACGAAGGGGAGTGCGCTAGACGAAGAATACGCTGTGGAAGAAGCGGTGCGTAGGATCGCCGAATTAGCGGCCAAAGGGGCTCGGCGTTGA
- the rpsT gene encoding 30S ribosomal protein S20: protein MANIKQQKKRVLTNEIARQRNQAIRSRLRTEARKFNELVEKGDKEGAEKQLRVASRFYDKAVTKGTIHRNNAANKKSGMAARFNKMA from the coding sequence ATGGCAAACATCAAGCAGCAGAAGAAGCGCGTTCTCACCAACGAGATCGCTCGCCAGCGTAACCAGGCCATCCGTTCCCGTCTGCGCACCGAGGCTCGTAAGTTCAACGAGCTGGTGGAAAAGGGCGATAAGGAAGGCGCTGAGAAGCAGCTGCGCGTTGCATCCCGCTTCTACGACAAGGCCGTAACCAAGGGCACCATTCACCGCAATAACGCGGCGAACAAGAAGTCCGGTATGGCTGCTCGCTTCAACAAGATGGCCTAA
- a CDS encoding type II toxin-antitoxin system PemK/MazF family toxin: protein MSKQQGNLLQRFLSSIFQRSERLEDGLREMDSQLGLIDSRHRTIHDKDETIKTPTRELARSVLYAPDMDGQADCGEVVWVNIRTRRSGELERRAVVIIGRNRHQLMGLLISPNTAHATEDNWLRIGHGPWNYDADENWVRLDKVLQFPEASIQRRGVSMPERRYERIATQLRRRFGWH, encoded by the coding sequence ATGAGCAAACAACAGGGCAACCTCCTGCAACGTTTTCTGAGCTCAATCTTTCAGCGTTCCGAACGCCTGGAAGACGGACTGCGCGAAATGGATTCTCAATTAGGTCTCATCGATTCGCGGCACCGAACGATTCACGATAAGGATGAGACCATTAAGACTCCCACGCGCGAGCTGGCACGGTCCGTCCTGTACGCGCCGGATATGGATGGACAAGCCGACTGCGGAGAAGTGGTGTGGGTCAACATCCGCACCCGAAGGTCCGGCGAACTCGAGCGCCGAGCGGTCGTCATCATCGGTCGTAACCGCCACCAACTCATGGGTCTTCTAATCAGCCCGAATACGGCTCACGCTACCGAGGACAATTGGCTGCGGATTGGGCACGGGCCTTGGAATTACGACGCCGATGAAAACTGGGTGCGTCTCGATAAAGTACTGCAGTTCCCCGAAGCATCTATCCAGCGCCGGGGTGTCTCGATGCCCGAGCGTCGCTATGAACGCATCGCTACACAATTGCGACGACGATTCGGCTGGCACTGA
- the lepA gene encoding translation elongation factor 4 → MAAKQKNYATETFTDPSRIRNFCIIAHIDHGKSTLADRILQLSGVVDDRDMRDQYLDNMDIERERGITIKAQNVRLPWVPRTGAHAGEELVMHLIDTPGHVDFTYEVSRALEACEGCILLVDAAQGIEAQTLANLYLAMENDLEIIPVLNKIDLPAADPDKYSAEIAHIIGCEPEDVLRVSGKTGEGVPELLDRVCELVPAPVGDPEAPARAMIFDSVYDIYRGVVTYVRMMDGRLESRQKIQMMSTGATHETLEIGVVSPEPTKTKGLGVGEVGYIITGVKDVRQSKVGDTITWAHNGADTPLKGYAEPKPMVYSGLFPVTAAQYPDLREAIEKLQLNDASLTFEPETSVALGFGFRCGFLGLLHMEITRTRLEREFDLDLISTAPSVVYRVVKEDGEEVLVRNPSDWPGGKLREVYEPMVDMTIIVPEEFLGGTMELCQSKRGQMKNMDFLSQERVELRYHIPLGEIIFDFFDMLKSRTKGYASLNYEEAGDQLADLVKVDILLQGDPVDAFSAIVHRDNAQWYGNKMTVKLKELIPRQQFEVPVQAAIGAKIIARENIRALRKDVLAKCYGGDISRKRKLLEKQKEGKKRMKSIGSVSVPQEAFVAALSTDSE, encoded by the coding sequence ATGGCCGCGAAGCAGAAAAACTATGCGACGGAAACTTTTACCGATCCGTCCCGCATTCGAAATTTCTGCATTATCGCTCACATCGACCACGGCAAGTCCACTTTGGCGGACCGCATTCTGCAGTTGTCTGGTGTAGTAGACGACCGTGATATGCGTGACCAGTACCTCGATAACATGGATATTGAGCGCGAGCGTGGTATCACAATCAAGGCACAGAATGTTCGGTTGCCTTGGGTGCCAAGGACCGGTGCGCATGCGGGCGAAGAACTCGTCATGCACCTCATTGATACTCCAGGACACGTGGACTTCACGTACGAGGTTTCCCGCGCCCTAGAAGCATGTGAAGGCTGCATTCTGTTGGTGGACGCAGCCCAGGGTATCGAGGCACAAACTCTGGCCAACCTCTACTTGGCGATGGAAAACGATCTGGAAATCATCCCAGTTCTTAATAAAATCGATTTGCCCGCGGCTGATCCGGATAAGTACTCCGCCGAGATCGCGCACATCATCGGTTGCGAACCGGAAGACGTGCTGCGTGTGTCCGGGAAGACTGGTGAAGGCGTTCCTGAGCTACTCGATCGAGTCTGTGAATTGGTTCCCGCTCCCGTCGGTGATCCCGAAGCTCCTGCTCGTGCCATGATTTTCGATTCGGTGTACGACATCTACCGCGGCGTGGTCACCTACGTCCGCATGATGGATGGCCGTTTGGAAAGCCGGCAAAAAATCCAGATGATGAGCACCGGCGCCACCCATGAAACTCTGGAGATCGGGGTGGTTTCTCCTGAACCCACCAAGACCAAGGGCCTTGGAGTTGGCGAAGTAGGCTACATCATCACCGGTGTAAAAGACGTTCGCCAATCCAAGGTTGGCGACACGATTACTTGGGCGCACAACGGCGCGGATACTCCGCTGAAGGGTTACGCTGAGCCCAAGCCCATGGTCTACTCGGGCTTGTTCCCGGTCACCGCCGCCCAGTATCCCGATCTTCGTGAGGCTATCGAGAAGCTGCAGCTTAACGACGCCTCGCTGACCTTCGAACCCGAGACCTCAGTCGCACTGGGCTTCGGATTCCGCTGTGGCTTCCTGGGACTTCTCCACATGGAGATCACCCGTACCCGCTTGGAGCGTGAGTTCGACCTCGACCTAATCTCCACCGCGCCCAGCGTTGTCTACCGCGTGGTCAAGGAAGACGGGGAAGAAGTACTCGTCCGCAACCCATCCGATTGGCCGGGCGGCAAGCTGCGCGAAGTATACGAACCCATGGTTGATATGACGATCATCGTGCCCGAGGAATTCTTGGGCGGCACCATGGAACTGTGCCAGTCGAAGCGTGGCCAGATGAAGAATATGGACTTCCTCTCCCAAGAGCGTGTGGAGCTGCGTTACCACATTCCGCTGGGCGAGATTATCTTCGATTTCTTCGACATGCTGAAGTCCCGCACCAAGGGTTATGCCTCCCTGAACTATGAGGAAGCCGGCGATCAGCTGGCCGATCTGGTGAAGGTCGACATCCTGCTGCAGGGTGACCCTGTCGATGCGTTTAGCGCCATCGTCCACCGGGATAACGCCCAGTGGTACGGCAACAAGATGACCGTGAAGCTCAAGGAGCTGATTCCACGTCAGCAGTTCGAGGTGCCAGTACAGGCAGCGATCGGAGCGAAGATCATCGCCCGCGAAAACATCCGCGCGCTGCGTAAGGACGTATTGGCCAAGTGCTACGGCGGAGACATTTCCCGTAAGCGGAAGCTGCTGGAAAAGCAGAAGGAAGGTAAAAAGCGCATGAAGTCCATCGGCTCGGTATCCGTGCCGCAGGAGGCTTTCGTCGCTGCACTTTCCACCGATTCGGAGTAG
- a CDS encoding FUSC family protein produces MHSSAPRWPGALRAALALYVPGLICLALGYEQHMLLLAAGVFSVIYGEGQPYRTRWRYILISGALLTAGVMTGNAVGHVVWGHIDSGGTMWWLSLTAALTTLFGLLGTFVQNALLLPPPGVFFIIMVTGGASMSARGGLTPWDVGQWAAFGVFSGLVFGMSAYFINPHGPEESAVQNLCDAVGDFEDSPSIAGNHRAQTALANAWSVLASAGIINGGRIIRPELSHLVERTQKARIELVRINASSGVIPVSDELSDSPALVDPSRAAIPLARPEVRSRINRSLTWNSHAVVTAQRVAFAGIVSAVIGIALGFDRPDWAVVSAVIMLQWGPERIPGMVRGIQRMFGSIVGIGIFALLHHFEVGGFWMLTVLAIGQFGAEIFVVKNYALTVIFTTPIALMMGSSSAQDIGHVVTSRTIEVLLAVLASVAVLWFLRPKAEARYHSFVANNCRNAMGALLGALLVTTPRRALPERRDLQYELLTERRTIMTLSANHPLIAEEVWQRHQQMQRTGYMLLDYCHGRGHDEASLDDLSNLAAEVRLLLDD; encoded by the coding sequence ATGCATTCTTCTGCCCCGCGGTGGCCGGGGGCTTTGCGCGCCGCTTTGGCTTTGTACGTTCCCGGGTTGATCTGCCTCGCACTGGGGTACGAACAGCACATGCTGCTGCTGGCCGCCGGAGTTTTCTCTGTCATCTACGGGGAAGGGCAACCGTACCGCACGCGGTGGCGCTACATTTTGATATCCGGCGCGCTGCTGACCGCTGGGGTCATGACGGGGAATGCAGTTGGCCACGTGGTCTGGGGGCATATCGATAGTGGCGGCACTATGTGGTGGCTTAGCCTCACTGCAGCGCTGACTACGCTGTTCGGTTTGCTGGGCACATTCGTGCAAAATGCTCTTTTGCTTCCTCCGCCGGGGGTGTTCTTCATCATCATGGTCACTGGTGGCGCCTCAATGAGCGCCCGTGGTGGCCTCACGCCGTGGGATGTCGGCCAGTGGGCTGCATTCGGCGTATTTTCGGGGCTGGTGTTCGGCATGTCCGCGTATTTCATCAACCCGCATGGCCCCGAAGAAAGCGCAGTTCAGAATCTATGCGATGCGGTTGGGGACTTCGAGGATAGTCCCTCCATCGCGGGGAATCACCGAGCTCAAACTGCACTGGCAAATGCGTGGTCGGTGCTGGCCTCGGCGGGAATCATCAACGGCGGACGCATCATTCGCCCCGAGCTGTCGCATCTAGTTGAACGCACCCAAAAGGCCCGAATAGAGCTCGTTCGTATTAATGCGTCCTCGGGTGTGATACCCGTTAGCGACGAACTCAGCGATTCGCCTGCCCTCGTCGATCCTTCCCGTGCCGCCATCCCTCTGGCACGCCCCGAGGTGAGATCCCGCATCAACCGTTCACTGACGTGGAATTCACACGCGGTCGTGACCGCACAGCGCGTGGCGTTCGCCGGAATCGTATCGGCGGTCATCGGCATCGCGCTCGGCTTCGACCGTCCGGACTGGGCTGTTGTTTCCGCAGTCATCATGTTGCAGTGGGGTCCAGAACGCATCCCCGGAATGGTTCGTGGCATTCAGCGCATGTTTGGTTCCATCGTGGGCATCGGCATTTTCGCGCTACTCCACCACTTCGAGGTCGGCGGTTTCTGGATGCTCACCGTGCTAGCTATCGGCCAATTCGGCGCAGAAATCTTCGTGGTGAAAAATTACGCCCTCACTGTCATCTTCACCACCCCTATTGCGCTGATGATGGGTAGCTCTTCCGCGCAGGACATCGGCCACGTGGTTACTTCCCGCACCATCGAAGTGCTGCTGGCCGTCCTCGCCAGCGTGGCAGTTTTGTGGTTCCTTCGCCCGAAAGCTGAGGCGCGCTACCACAGCTTTGTTGCCAACAACTGCCGGAATGCCATGGGTGCGCTACTTGGCGCTCTTTTGGTAACGACGCCACGTCGAGCCCTTCCCGAGCGCCGCGACTTGCAATACGAGTTGTTGACCGAACGGCGAACCATAATGACCTTGTCAGCGAACCATCCGTTGATCGCCGAGGAAGTATGGCAGCGCCATCAGCAAATGCAGCGCACCGGCTACATGCTGTTGGATTACTGCCATGGCAGAGGTCATGACGAGGCAAGTTTGGATGATCTTTCAAACTTGGCTGCCGAAGTGCGATTGCTACTGGATGATTAA
- a CDS encoding DUF2786 domain-containing protein: MMADSDELAAMKEKVQKLLALARDRQGTPEGETFENKAFELMAKYGVSAAALEADGNGSDRQRARISRHRQNFSGPYTDMQFSLFNGLSAALHCHTLRFKVHGSVRVEEAIMFGRPHHVDRVVMLHSLLLSQMLAGAYDASLPARLVGISVQTQRRSWMTGFIASVCERLAEIERAHAAEYSTEATAGALVLQSDSQLAMDAAAEEFPYATKQRIGRRQFDPASFANGVASGETMDLGQTRVSQRRALPSG, translated from the coding sequence ATGATGGCAGATAGTGATGAGTTAGCGGCGATGAAGGAGAAAGTGCAGAAGCTGCTGGCTTTGGCGAGGGATCGGCAGGGCACGCCGGAGGGTGAAACGTTTGAAAACAAAGCGTTTGAGTTGATGGCGAAGTACGGTGTTTCAGCTGCGGCTTTGGAAGCGGATGGGAACGGCAGCGACAGGCAGCGGGCGCGGATTTCCCGTCACCGCCAAAACTTCAGTGGCCCGTATACGGATATGCAGTTTTCACTGTTCAATGGGCTCAGTGCTGCCTTGCACTGCCATACCCTGAGGTTCAAGGTTCACGGCTCGGTGAGAGTGGAAGAGGCAATCATGTTTGGGCGGCCGCATCACGTCGATCGGGTGGTCATGCTGCACTCTCTGTTGCTGTCGCAGATGCTGGCCGGGGCTTACGACGCCTCGCTGCCAGCACGGTTGGTGGGCATTTCCGTGCAAACTCAACGACGAAGTTGGATGACGGGGTTCATTGCGAGCGTCTGTGAACGGCTAGCGGAAATTGAGCGTGCCCACGCCGCAGAGTATTCCACGGAGGCGACCGCTGGTGCCCTGGTGTTGCAATCCGATTCGCAACTGGCAATGGATGCTGCGGCCGAGGAATTCCCCTACGCAACCAAACAACGGATTGGGCGGCGGCAGTTCGATCCGGCGAGCTTTGCAAATGGTGTGGCTTCCGGCGAAACTATGGATTTGGGTCAAACACGGGTGAGCCAGCGGCGCGCATTACCGAGCGGTTAG
- a CDS encoding metallophosphoesterase — translation MSTTWFTSDLHLGHPFVANLRGFDDVEEHDQRILNNLRATLSDGDTLWVLGDCSSGWGPQEERALSLLDATFTDLRSQLNVEFTAHLISGNHDSCHPLHTDSASAQREFLMVFDSVQPFQYFEFAGEPAWLCHFPRPGFDHEGMDSRHDELRLTVERLVHGHLHSATAITGRGQVDVGLDAWNMAPVSEETVAATLLASFEEFPEGL, via the coding sequence ATGAGCACCACATGGTTCACGAGCGACCTGCACCTAGGTCACCCTTTCGTGGCGAACCTGCGCGGATTCGATGATGTGGAAGAACACGACCAACGCATCCTCAACAACCTTCGCGCAACCTTGAGCGATGGCGATACCCTGTGGGTTCTCGGCGACTGTTCAAGTGGATGGGGACCGCAGGAAGAACGAGCCCTCTCTCTTCTTGACGCCACCTTCACTGACTTACGGAGCCAGCTGAATGTCGAGTTCACAGCGCATCTGATCTCCGGAAATCATGATTCCTGCCACCCGCTACACACCGATAGCGCTTCAGCGCAGCGCGAATTCCTCATGGTCTTCGACTCTGTCCAGCCCTTCCAGTATTTCGAGTTCGCTGGTGAACCAGCGTGGCTATGCCATTTCCCGCGCCCCGGGTTCGACCACGAAGGTATGGATTCGCGACATGACGAGTTGCGATTAACCGTGGAGCGCTTAGTTCATGGTCACCTCCATTCGGCGACGGCGATCACCGGACGTGGCCAAGTGGACGTGGGCCTCGATGCGTGGAATATGGCACCGGTTAGTGAAGAAACGGTCGCTGCAACACTCCTGGCAAGTTTTGAGGAATTCCCTGAGGGCTTATAG
- a CDS encoding serine hydrolase, whose protein sequence is MNKFQKNGGVALLATAVLVGGLTVSTAPAEAFTPPRSAWQPPRMELPQWQWPTPAKPMGSLQDLSIPGLPKPPRPKPSRPANKPPVNRVITGVNSRTTIAIIHYNGATSLTPNAREARPGLSIVKMYMADYVLRYRKPSSRDRVLLERMIRLSDDGAASEINRKYPGAINAIAREYGLTSTKGQPHWGNSASSAYDAAKFLHRLRKNHPGSSVLRWMQQAAPVAADGTRQNWGTSHLPRVQGTKWGWSDYGRKNVASASFGDNYTAAAFTWGMVEYKPAMSLSLGTTCDRTNAKCW, encoded by the coding sequence GTGAACAAATTCCAGAAAAATGGGGGAGTAGCCCTACTCGCTACCGCAGTTCTCGTGGGTGGTCTGACCGTCTCCACAGCTCCCGCGGAAGCATTCACCCCGCCGCGCTCCGCATGGCAGCCGCCGCGCATGGAACTTCCTCAGTGGCAGTGGCCCACACCAGCGAAACCCATGGGATCACTACAAGACTTGAGCATTCCTGGCCTTCCCAAACCACCGCGACCAAAGCCATCTCGCCCCGCTAACAAACCCCCAGTGAACCGAGTGATCACTGGCGTGAATAGCCGCACCACCATTGCCATCATCCATTACAACGGTGCAACTTCGCTGACTCCCAATGCGCGGGAAGCTCGGCCGGGTCTATCCATTGTGAAGATGTATATGGCTGATTACGTCTTGCGCTACCGGAAGCCTTCTTCCCGAGATCGGGTTCTCTTGGAACGAATGATCCGCCTGTCTGATGACGGCGCGGCGTCGGAAATAAACCGTAAGTACCCCGGTGCCATTAATGCAATTGCCCGTGAGTACGGCCTCACCAGCACAAAGGGGCAGCCGCATTGGGGTAACTCCGCCTCGAGCGCCTACGATGCAGCGAAATTCCTCCACCGCTTGCGCAAGAATCATCCTGGTTCGAGTGTCCTGCGCTGGATGCAACAAGCTGCGCCAGTGGCGGCAGATGGAACGCGCCAGAACTGGGGCACATCCCACTTGCCTCGGGTGCAAGGCACCAAATGGGGCTGGTCTGACTATGGCCGGAAGAACGTGGCCAGTGCATCCTTCGGTGACAATTACACCGCTGCCGCATTCACTTGGGGCATGGTGGAGTACAAACCGGCGATGTCGCTGTCGCTAGGAACTACCTGCGATAGGACGAACGCCAAATGTTGGTAG
- a CDS encoding thiamine pyrophosphate-binding protein, translating to MLVADVLAAYLVHNQVAAFGVVGNGNIHMVSAMVEAGGEYTAVRHEAGAVAAADAYYRASGKIAVATTTYGPGFSNALTPLTEAQAARVPLVYVTSDIPTTGARPIDINQRGVLEALGIHHVCLTLDNATTVLAEAFAWARQHSAPAVVMVAHDLCDRVLPEHATTEGHAAAALDEIPLHHPAVPASAAAVSKVATLLSQARRPLFVIGRGAVESGMHESILGMADRIGGLVCTTAWATNSVQSPWNLGIAGGFSHRGRLDLFRSADVVVVCGASLNKLQTRGGGLFGSDATLIRIDSSHSPGGFIRPTHEVHADLADAIPRIVRQLDSAMPNGIHGGLRTTHPTWREDIRELPPCESEEHDPGCFAEVDPSDGRLDPRFVLRRLAELLPSERTIVTDGGHFLGWVPKYLTGPDQHGLIMVGAAIMTIGLGLPSAVGAAVARPERFTALITGDGGCLMAAADAESFLRARETEGHAGRGVIVLNDAAYGAEVHQYSPKGLNEKSMLLEEVDFSQLGAPFGVEGITISRPEQLAEGGELAQFLERQLAGSSAGAAHATSRDTRHGSSHPGPSFVIDIRISRGPVADFLKEL from the coding sequence ATGTTGGTAGCCGATGTATTGGCCGCTTACCTTGTGCATAACCAAGTAGCAGCTTTTGGGGTAGTGGGCAATGGCAATATCCATATGGTGAGCGCCATGGTGGAAGCAGGTGGCGAGTACACTGCGGTGCGTCACGAAGCCGGCGCTGTGGCTGCCGCAGATGCTTATTATCGCGCGAGTGGGAAAATCGCTGTTGCCACAACCACTTATGGCCCTGGTTTCTCCAATGCGCTAACTCCACTAACGGAGGCCCAAGCTGCGCGGGTGCCACTGGTGTACGTGACATCCGACATCCCCACCACTGGTGCGCGCCCTATAGACATCAATCAGCGGGGAGTGTTGGAAGCGCTGGGCATTCACCACGTGTGCCTCACGCTAGATAATGCCACGACCGTGTTGGCGGAAGCTTTCGCGTGGGCACGTCAGCATAGCGCCCCAGCAGTGGTGATGGTTGCCCATGACCTTTGCGACCGCGTGTTGCCTGAGCACGCAACGACAGAAGGGCATGCTGCTGCAGCGCTAGACGAGATTCCTTTACACCACCCCGCAGTTCCCGCATCAGCTGCCGCGGTTTCGAAGGTAGCCACACTGCTGAGCCAAGCGCGCCGACCGCTGTTTGTCATTGGTCGGGGAGCCGTGGAATCAGGTATGCACGAAAGCATCCTCGGCATGGCTGATCGCATTGGTGGGCTCGTCTGTACCACTGCATGGGCTACCAACAGTGTGCAGTCTCCATGGAATCTAGGGATAGCTGGCGGTTTTTCCCACCGGGGACGGCTCGACCTTTTCCGCAGCGCCGACGTGGTTGTAGTGTGCGGAGCTAGCCTTAACAAACTGCAGACTCGGGGCGGGGGACTTTTTGGTTCCGACGCCACGCTGATCCGCATCGACTCCTCCCACAGTCCAGGCGGTTTCATCCGTCCCACGCATGAGGTTCATGCCGACCTCGCGGATGCTATTCCCCGAATTGTGCGCCAACTCGATAGCGCCATGCCCAACGGCATTCATGGTGGGCTAAGGACAACGCATCCCACGTGGCGTGAGGACATTAGGGAACTCCCGCCCTGTGAATCCGAAGAACACGACCCAGGTTGTTTCGCTGAAGTTGATCCCTCCGACGGACGGCTCGACCCGCGCTTTGTTTTGCGCCGATTGGCCGAACTATTGCCCAGCGAACGGACGATCGTTACCGACGGTGGCCACTTCCTTGGCTGGGTTCCGAAATATCTCACGGGGCCCGACCAGCACGGGCTGATCATGGTGGGCGCGGCCATCATGACCATCGGTTTGGGGCTGCCATCCGCAGTGGGGGCCGCAGTTGCGCGGCCAGAACGCTTCACTGCCCTCATCACTGGCGATGGAGGGTGCCTCATGGCAGCAGCGGATGCGGAATCCTTCTTGCGTGCGAGGGAAACAGAGGGCCATGCGGGGCGCGGCGTCATCGTACTGAATGATGCAGCATATGGAGCCGAGGTCCATCAATACAGCCCCAAGGGACTGAACGAGAAATCGATGCTGCTGGAAGAGGTCGACTTCTCGCAGTTGGGTGCACCTTTTGGTGTAGAGGGCATCACGATTAGTAGGCCCGAGCAATTGGCAGAAGGAGGCGAGCTGGCGCAGTTCTTGGAGCGACAGCTAGCTGGCTCGAGTGCTGGTGCGGCGCATGCGACGTCGCGGGACACTCGGCATGGCTCGTCGCATCCGGGGCCGAGCTTCGTGATCGATATTCGTATCAGCCGCGGGCCGGTAGCGGATTTCCTGAAGGAACTGTAG